One segment of Sulfobacillus thermosulfidooxidans DSM 9293 DNA contains the following:
- a CDS encoding aconitase X swivel domain-containing protein, whose protein sequence is MHYSDAFHCHKISGGMVEAPCIISPDDICFYLCDPKTGIVLEDGHALKGQSLAHKIVIFPSGKGSSVVQTDGLYQLAMNGNAPKAIVVQYPDTVLVASCIILDIPMVDRVDPAFYNQIDSGVMLHLDADGELIRVMPT, encoded by the coding sequence ATGCACTACTCAGACGCGTTTCATTGCCATAAAATATCGGGAGGAATGGTCGAGGCTCCTTGTATTATCTCTCCCGACGATATCTGTTTTTACCTCTGTGATCCCAAAACCGGCATAGTGCTGGAAGACGGTCATGCCTTAAAAGGCCAGAGTCTCGCTCATAAAATCGTCATTTTCCCCAGTGGCAAGGGTAGCTCGGTGGTTCAAACCGACGGTCTCTATCAATTAGCTATGAACGGCAATGCTCCCAAAGCCATTGTCGTCCAATACCCGGATACTGTGCTTGTGGCCAGTTGCATTATTCTAGATATTCCGATGGTTGACCGCGTAGATCCCGCCTTTTATAACCAGATCGATTCAGGCGTGATGCTTCATCTCGATGCCGACGGGGAACTCATCCGCGTGATGCCAACGTGA
- a CDS encoding FAD-binding oxidoreductase encodes MKISTPCLCAEQKHKIIQALRPIVGQDAIISRSDALAAYGYDATGQLGYPEMVVFPPSIDSLRQVLEILESFPHIPIVVRGSGTNLCGGTVPTMGGIVIALVRLQSWMHHDLINRYIVVESGVLTASINQRLNPFGYHYGPDPGSYHISTIGGNVGENAGGIHGVSYGVTTQHVLQMHVYIGDKGLLTPTIHDYRTTLDMTGLLVGSEGTLAIVDTVVLNILPKWPHVATMLITFSSLPEAADMAMAILRAPLSLSALELLDQASLKVIQPLMPDMDFGDARAALLIDIHTSPNRVLQESTTLKELAISHRALKVHMAETTIQSDSWWKGRRAQYGAAARLAPRLWVQDVTVPLSQLQSLLQRLEQIQSHYAMPIITVAHAGDGNLHPDIPYHPRSPKEFANAQAMVGEILQEAVALGGTISGEHGIGQEKLPYLGLMYGAEEQHIFTAIKQCFDPRCRLNPGIAIDMTAHQDQHHSHGSSPASFASLLSPIPWQPTDLHELREIIQHACRRHLTLTVQGMGYWQNILHPEEQMVQSLSLRAFDSIHEFDPASLSITVGAGIRNDELTKFLASYHLAHPLLNANPHGTLGGLISRHARSWHHSYQFGWRESLLAVSVMDGQGRHLKFGSKAVKDVAGYDVKKLFIGSWGALGLITSVTLRCEVMPHIIFLGIFRAKSLEPLLNLAIEFGSHAYRPEAIFLKRWSLTDPELVIRVLGPHYAEMMRWAEHLALSYQAELTWQQSGSQDDFDIERESIIHQAWQQYVSCYEGGVWPTDLLNLIPVLVDHLFTLFPASGAYEIYGQLPCPKMLPGLHRVWHPNEKWSLPYPTWQPYVRGLKQIFDPEQILTVPWTLSL; translated from the coding sequence GTGAAAATTTCCACGCCATGTCTCTGTGCCGAACAAAAGCATAAAATCATCCAAGCGCTCCGGCCTATTGTCGGCCAAGATGCCATCATTTCTCGTTCAGACGCACTAGCCGCCTACGGGTATGATGCGACGGGACAGTTGGGATATCCGGAAATGGTCGTCTTTCCCCCGTCAATCGATTCCCTGCGCCAGGTTCTCGAAATTCTCGAATCGTTTCCGCACATTCCTATTGTCGTCCGGGGTTCGGGGACGAATTTGTGCGGCGGCACAGTTCCTACAATGGGCGGTATTGTCATTGCCCTGGTCCGCCTTCAGAGTTGGATGCATCACGATCTTATCAACCGCTATATTGTCGTCGAATCCGGTGTGTTAACCGCGTCAATAAACCAGCGACTCAATCCTTTCGGATATCATTATGGACCAGATCCGGGCAGTTATCACATTTCCACAATTGGCGGCAATGTTGGCGAAAATGCAGGAGGTATTCATGGCGTGTCCTATGGTGTGACCACTCAACATGTCCTGCAAATGCATGTCTATATCGGGGATAAAGGGCTTTTGACGCCCACCATTCACGACTACCGGACCACCCTTGATATGACAGGGTTACTTGTTGGATCAGAAGGCACATTGGCTATAGTCGATACCGTTGTTTTAAATATTCTGCCGAAATGGCCCCACGTGGCCACGATGCTCATCACGTTTTCAAGCCTACCCGAGGCAGCCGATATGGCTATGGCCATTTTACGTGCCCCTCTTTCCCTAAGCGCCTTAGAACTTTTGGACCAGGCGTCTTTGAAGGTGATTCAACCCCTCATGCCCGACATGGATTTCGGGGATGCTCGAGCGGCATTATTGATCGACATTCACACATCGCCAAATCGCGTGCTTCAAGAGTCAACAACCCTAAAAGAGCTCGCGATAAGTCATAGGGCTCTAAAGGTTCACATGGCCGAAACAACTATCCAATCCGATTCTTGGTGGAAAGGACGGCGGGCGCAATATGGGGCAGCAGCACGCCTGGCTCCTAGATTATGGGTCCAAGACGTGACAGTACCTCTATCGCAACTCCAATCCCTTTTACAACGTCTTGAGCAAATTCAATCGCACTATGCCATGCCCATCATTACCGTTGCTCATGCGGGCGATGGGAATCTTCATCCTGATATTCCTTATCACCCCAGATCCCCCAAAGAATTCGCCAATGCACAGGCCATGGTCGGCGAAATTCTCCAAGAAGCCGTGGCTTTAGGCGGAACAATATCAGGCGAGCATGGCATTGGCCAAGAAAAACTACCCTATTTGGGACTCATGTATGGGGCTGAGGAACAACACATTTTTACAGCCATTAAACAATGTTTTGACCCACGCTGCCGTTTAAATCCCGGTATTGCCATTGATATGACGGCCCATCAAGATCAGCACCACTCGCATGGGAGTTCTCCCGCTTCCTTTGCATCCCTATTGTCTCCTATCCCTTGGCAGCCGACGGATCTTCACGAACTGCGTGAGATCATTCAACACGCGTGCCGTAGGCATCTCACGTTAACTGTTCAAGGCATGGGATACTGGCAGAATATCTTGCATCCTGAAGAACAGATGGTTCAATCCTTATCTCTTCGCGCCTTTGATTCCATTCATGAATTTGATCCCGCTAGCTTGTCTATCACAGTTGGTGCGGGAATCCGAAATGATGAGCTGACCAAGTTTCTCGCCTCTTATCATCTTGCGCATCCATTGCTGAATGCTAATCCTCACGGCACGCTTGGAGGCCTAATCAGCCGCCATGCCAGGTCATGGCATCATAGTTATCAATTTGGATGGCGCGAAAGTCTCTTGGCAGTATCGGTTATGGATGGACAGGGTCGACATCTCAAATTCGGTAGTAAAGCGGTCAAGGATGTTGCCGGCTATGATGTCAAAAAATTGTTCATCGGCTCTTGGGGAGCTTTGGGCCTTATCACATCGGTCACCTTAAGGTGTGAGGTCATGCCCCACATCATTTTCTTGGGCATCTTTCGGGCCAAATCCCTTGAGCCATTATTAAATCTCGCCATCGAGTTCGGTTCTCACGCGTACCGGCCTGAAGCAATCTTTTTAAAACGCTGGTCCCTTACCGATCCCGAACTGGTAATCCGTGTCTTGGGTCCTCACTACGCTGAAATGATGAGATGGGCTGAACATCTTGCCCTCTCCTATCAAGCCGAGTTGACATGGCAACAATCTGGTTCACAAGATGACTTTGATATAGAGCGAGAGTCTATTATTCATCAAGCATGGCAACAATATGTCTCCTGCTATGAAGGCGGGGTCTGGCCCACTGATCTGCTCAATCTTATACCGGTGTTAGTCGATCATCTATTTACCTTGTTCCCCGCATCGGGGGCATATGAAATTTATGGCCAACTTCCTTGTCCCAAGATGCTACCAGGTCTTCACCGGGTATGGCATCCCAACGAGAAATGGAGCCTCCCCTATCCCACTTGGCAGCCCTATGTCCGGGGCCTTAAACAAATCTTTGATCCCGAACAGATCTTGACAGTTCCATGGACCTTAAGCCTATAG
- the hutI gene encoding imidazolonepropionase, which yields MYHLIIHGTIYPVTTPQAPRRGVELGNQAIVHDGAIVIKDGLIKALGPTEDVLQAYPNPEQVVDAQGRIVIPGFVDCHTHLPFAGWRADEYRSRLLGQSYQDLGRGKGGIARSSRQLDTQSDEEILTFTESLAREMLSTGTTAFEMKSGYGLSVEGELRQLALIHRLKHRLDQRITATGLFLHAIPPGYTPDNWVDVVIHELLPAAYERQLLDAVDVFIESTAFTPEQAQRFLQAAQRLNLILRVHSDQFSQMGGTALALVLGARGIDHLDHISSEDVVSFGHSHSVAVLLPAATYSMNHKPYPPARALIDHNAAIAIASDFNPGTAPISHMPLIISLAVHLFGLTPEEALSAVTINPAYVLGIEREVGSLEVGKRADILILDTDQLESIPYRAGHNPIYQGFVNGNLIRL from the coding sequence ATGTATCATCTCATTATTCACGGAACCATTTATCCGGTCACCACGCCCCAGGCGCCCAGACGGGGCGTAGAACTCGGCAATCAAGCTATTGTGCATGACGGGGCGATTGTCATCAAAGACGGTCTTATTAAGGCACTCGGACCCACAGAGGATGTTCTACAAGCTTATCCCAATCCAGAACAGGTTGTGGATGCGCAAGGCCGTATTGTCATTCCGGGTTTTGTAGACTGCCATACTCACTTACCCTTTGCGGGTTGGCGAGCCGATGAATACCGAAGTCGTCTTTTGGGCCAATCCTATCAAGACCTGGGCCGTGGTAAAGGCGGCATTGCCCGGTCGAGTCGCCAACTTGATACCCAAAGCGATGAGGAGATCCTCACCTTTACGGAATCGTTAGCACGCGAGATGTTATCCACTGGGACGACCGCGTTTGAAATGAAGAGTGGCTATGGACTTAGTGTCGAAGGAGAACTACGTCAACTCGCACTCATTCACCGTCTAAAACATCGCCTCGATCAGCGCATTACCGCCACAGGGTTGTTTCTTCACGCGATCCCGCCAGGATATACTCCAGATAACTGGGTCGATGTCGTCATTCATGAGCTTCTGCCGGCAGCATACGAGAGACAACTCCTTGATGCTGTCGATGTGTTTATTGAGTCGACAGCTTTTACGCCAGAGCAAGCACAGAGATTTTTACAAGCGGCGCAACGTCTCAATTTAATTCTTCGGGTACATAGTGATCAATTTTCTCAGATGGGAGGAACCGCCTTGGCTCTGGTGCTCGGTGCCCGCGGCATTGATCATTTGGATCATATTAGTTCCGAAGATGTCGTATCCTTTGGTCATTCGCATTCCGTAGCCGTACTCTTGCCAGCTGCCACCTATAGTATGAATCACAAACCCTATCCTCCAGCTCGGGCGCTCATCGATCACAATGCGGCAATTGCTATCGCCTCAGATTTTAATCCCGGAACAGCACCGATTTCTCATATGCCGCTCATTATCTCATTAGCGGTGCATCTTTTTGGTCTCACACCTGAAGAAGCCCTAAGTGCCGTCACAATTAACCCGGCATATGTGTTAGGGATAGAACGAGAAGTCGGATCGCTCGAAGTCGGAAAACGTGCCGACATTCTAATTCTAGACACCGATCAATTAGAAAGCATTCCATATCGAGCAGGGCATAATCCAATTTATCAGGGATTTGTTAATGGAAATCTAATTCGATTGTAA
- a CDS encoding purine-cytosine permease family protein — MSELSAVEKAIERHSYDVIPLTERHGTPKWLFFMWYGINAQIFVVATGALGVLIGLNFWGTVLAIVVGNLVGSIFMALHSAQGPKLGLPQMIQSRAQFGFYGSLWPLFIVWAMYVIFAATNIVMAGQAFQAVYHGSVNLWAAIMTIPMILIAIFGYDWIHYGFRYATWLYSIVFIVLTIMLLVHGLPAHDLAHGKFTWGNFFLALSIYATWQISYSPYVSDYSRYLSPNLATHTFWATFWGTNIGSIWLMILGAALAALNPAAQTLSAIQGLGGHSWGTIIALLLGIGQLIPGAVNIYGGAIVTLSAGSNIRPFESTRMLRSIVALVVGILSALIAIAGSGHFMTNVENFLLFLMYFLIPWTAINLTDFYWIHRGNYKIADLFSPKGVYGRWGWPALIVYTVTFLIEVPFMNTTVYQGPISKALGGADISWIIGLIVAVPLYYWADRKWGKKDAISSVLTDREPQIVE, encoded by the coding sequence ATGAGCGAGTTATCTGCGGTCGAAAAGGCGATTGAACGCCATAGTTACGATGTCATTCCCCTCACGGAACGGCACGGCACGCCCAAATGGTTGTTTTTCATGTGGTATGGTATTAATGCCCAAATTTTTGTTGTGGCCACAGGGGCTTTGGGCGTACTGATTGGACTGAATTTCTGGGGGACGGTACTGGCCATTGTCGTCGGCAATCTTGTTGGCAGCATTTTTATGGCGCTGCATTCCGCACAAGGACCCAAATTGGGCCTACCGCAGATGATTCAAAGCCGGGCGCAATTCGGTTTTTATGGATCCTTGTGGCCATTATTCATTGTGTGGGCCATGTATGTCATTTTTGCAGCGACCAATATTGTGATGGCTGGGCAAGCTTTTCAAGCTGTCTACCATGGCTCTGTCAATCTCTGGGCGGCTATCATGACGATCCCCATGATTCTCATCGCGATTTTTGGCTATGACTGGATTCATTATGGATTTCGCTATGCAACCTGGCTTTATTCCATCGTCTTTATTGTGCTCACCATTATGCTGCTGGTTCATGGTTTGCCCGCGCATGACCTCGCCCATGGGAAATTTACATGGGGCAACTTTTTCTTAGCACTATCCATTTACGCCACCTGGCAAATTTCTTATTCCCCCTACGTCTCTGATTACTCTCGGTACTTGAGTCCGAATCTTGCCACCCACACATTTTGGGCAACATTTTGGGGGACAAACATCGGGTCTATCTGGCTTATGATTTTAGGAGCCGCCTTAGCCGCTCTCAATCCCGCCGCTCAGACCCTTTCCGCCATTCAGGGTTTAGGCGGCCATAGCTGGGGGACCATTATTGCCTTATTACTCGGCATAGGGCAACTGATTCCCGGAGCCGTTAATATCTATGGCGGAGCCATTGTGACGCTTTCCGCTGGGAGCAATATTCGTCCCTTTGAATCCACGCGCATGTTACGAAGCATTGTCGCACTAGTAGTGGGCATACTTTCGGCCCTGATCGCAATTGCTGGTTCCGGTCATTTTATGACGAACGTGGAAAATTTCCTCCTATTCCTCATGTATTTCTTGATTCCCTGGACCGCCATCAACCTCACCGACTTCTACTGGATTCACCGAGGTAATTACAAAATTGCCGATTTGTTCAGTCCCAAGGGTGTATATGGTCGGTGGGGATGGCCTGCGCTTATCGTGTATACCGTGACCTTTCTCATCGAAGTCCCGTTTATGAACACGACCGTATACCAAGGCCCCATATCCAAAGCCCTCGGAGGGGCCGACATTTCCTGGATTATCGGTCTTATCGTTGCGGTACCCCTTTACTATTGGGCAGACCGGAAATGGGGTAAAAAAGATGCCATCAGCTCGGTTTTAACCGATAGAGAACCGCAAATCGTGGAATAG
- a CDS encoding aconitase X catalytic domain-containing protein, whose amino-acid sequence MVLTEEETAMLEGEYGEGTALAMRIQVGIGEAFDAQRMVPISRAHVALSNQEADLWFVEKLLHLGASCRVPPTVNPGFDLSYFSTVTTVKSEDLEQMAQTAQAYRNIGAILNYSCTPYLFDNIPRLHEIVAFSESSATPYVNAVYYGARTNRESAQSALCAAITGRVPEYGLLLPESRYGTILVQIEASLRSDFDYQLLGYAIPKKIHGEIPVFIGIPENVTPEALMNLGAELNTAGAVPMYHILGVTPEAQSLDQATGYRKDLNTVVITDKDLERVHDQISKKTGPIDFVMLGCPHLTLKQIQNIAQMVHGHKLRTELWLNTSAHTRLLAERLGIAQIIEEAGGHILQDSCVDQPIWAHLAGKTGATDSPKCAYYTTRRSMDFVIRSIEDCVTAAIKGEISS is encoded by the coding sequence ATGGTTTTAACCGAAGAAGAAACCGCCATGCTTGAAGGGGAATACGGCGAAGGAACGGCCTTAGCCATGCGCATACAAGTCGGCATTGGTGAAGCATTTGACGCCCAGCGGATGGTTCCCATTTCTAGAGCTCATGTCGCGCTTAGTAATCAAGAAGCTGATCTGTGGTTTGTGGAAAAACTTCTCCATCTTGGGGCCTCATGCCGTGTTCCTCCAACCGTCAATCCCGGCTTTGATCTATCCTACTTTTCCACTGTGACCACGGTGAAATCCGAGGACTTGGAGCAAATGGCGCAAACAGCTCAAGCTTACCGGAACATTGGAGCCATTTTAAATTACAGCTGTACGCCTTATCTATTTGACAATATTCCTCGTTTGCATGAAATCGTCGCGTTTTCGGAAAGCAGTGCCACTCCCTATGTGAATGCGGTCTACTATGGGGCCAGGACGAACCGTGAATCGGCTCAAAGTGCTTTGTGTGCGGCGATTACCGGACGTGTTCCGGAATACGGGTTATTGTTGCCTGAATCCCGATACGGAACGATCTTGGTCCAAATCGAGGCTTCATTGCGGTCGGATTTCGACTACCAACTCCTTGGCTATGCGATTCCTAAAAAGATTCATGGCGAGATCCCCGTCTTTATCGGTATCCCAGAAAACGTCACCCCTGAAGCCCTCATGAACCTCGGGGCCGAACTTAACACCGCCGGCGCTGTTCCCATGTACCACATTTTGGGCGTCACTCCCGAAGCCCAGAGTCTTGATCAAGCGACAGGATATCGAAAGGATCTGAACACAGTCGTGATTACGGACAAGGATTTAGAACGTGTCCATGATCAAATTTCCAAGAAAACGGGTCCTATTGACTTTGTGATGCTGGGGTGTCCGCATCTTACGCTCAAACAAATTCAAAACATCGCCCAGATGGTGCATGGACACAAACTACGTACGGAACTGTGGCTCAATACATCGGCTCATACCCGTCTGTTGGCCGAAAGGCTCGGTATCGCCCAAATTATCGAAGAAGCTGGTGGCCACATTCTCCAAGACTCCTGTGTCGACCAGCCAATATGGGCTCATCTTGCCGGAAAAACGGGTGCCACCGACTCGCCTAAATGTGCCTATTACACGACAAGGCGTTCCATGGATTTCGTCATTCGTAGCATCGAGGACTGTGTAACGGCAGCGATAAAGGGGGAAATTTCATCGTGA
- a CDS encoding SDR family NAD(P)-dependent oxidoreductase yields the protein MKDAVEQIMSLKSQIALVTGGSQGIGEETARILAELGATVVICSRSPEHLKSAQKRLADTGQYVHTVLCDMKSPKRIAQMVQEIEEHTGPINILVNNAGIDIPMPALEVTEDAWNTIMDTNVKGVFFCAQQVARYMSRRNHGVIINLASELSFVGMVPYAVYAISKGAVVQLTKTLALEWAPYHIRVNAVAPTLVATPMLDTLFSDPKTAASQWIDHIPLRRLGTTTDVAQAIAFLASEKASFITGTILPVDGGRLCH from the coding sequence ATGAAAGACGCAGTAGAGCAGATCATGTCTTTAAAGAGCCAAATCGCTCTGGTGACAGGAGGAAGTCAGGGCATTGGGGAAGAGACAGCTCGAATCTTAGCAGAATTAGGAGCAACCGTTGTCATTTGTTCCCGATCACCAGAGCATCTGAAGTCCGCTCAAAAACGCCTCGCGGATACAGGTCAGTATGTCCATACAGTTTTGTGTGACATGAAAAGCCCAAAACGCATTGCCCAAATGGTCCAAGAAATCGAAGAGCACACCGGTCCCATCAATATTTTGGTGAACAACGCGGGCATCGACATTCCAATGCCTGCCCTTGAAGTAACGGAAGATGCGTGGAATACCATCATGGACACGAACGTTAAAGGGGTTTTCTTTTGTGCCCAGCAAGTTGCCCGCTATATGAGTCGGCGTAATCACGGGGTAATTATCAATTTAGCGTCCGAACTGAGTTTTGTGGGAATGGTTCCCTATGCGGTTTATGCGATTAGCAAAGGTGCAGTCGTCCAGTTAACCAAAACGTTGGCCCTAGAGTGGGCCCCTTATCATATCCGTGTCAATGCGGTAGCCCCTACATTAGTCGCAACCCCAATGCTCGACACGCTGTTTAGTGATCCCAAGACCGCCGCAAGCCAATGGATTGATCATATTCCGCTTCGACGATTAGGCACAACCACAGATGTTGCGCAAGCCATCGCCTTTTTAGCGTCAGAGAAGGCTTCTTTTATTACCGGAACCATTCTTCCGGTCGATGGCGGTCGACTATGCCACTAA
- the hisD gene encoding histidinol dehydrogenase — MRYPDIQATVEKILQEVQVYGDEALWRLEEELDHVDLHSCGLKVTEAEFVAAEQHLPDHLKAAIDRSVANIKHFHLKQLPQQAWSTEILPGVHVGEITRPIASVGLYVPRGKGSFPSVMAMLGVPAVIAGVPQIIVASPPDSQGTIDPAVLYVAKQLGISHVFRLGGAQAIAALAFGTASVPKVAKVLGPGSAYVAVAKQQLAGVIDIGLQSGPSEALIIADNRADPKWVALDWMNEAEHGPDSTVFLLTPSVTLAEQVAGFVGEYCKQLPKPRRQFVEQVAERAGILITPDLFTALDFANDFATEHLVLHVADPDTVLPHIRHAGEILIGPFTPIAAGNFMVGPNAVLPTAGFARSMSALSVRDFLHVTSVLKLSKSALSELAPDIVTLAEYEGFPAHALSVTGRDLTLSGVEPTTNSEQELGIFWRESAKDRVRVTRQTRESVIDLQLSRGPRDEALKEHLQTGIQFLNHMLETIAWRGQFNLAVTYHAYGNGYHLMHVIAEDVGLTLGLAFQRMAQEHLVSGIEGSGFAVGIIDEAESFVALSLEGRPFLQCEYDPAVRQLEHVEDMLTTDLENFLSGFAQGALATLHVLVRRGHDPHHLWESVFRALGEAMNACLRPNAFRQGTTPGVKGI, encoded by the coding sequence ATGCGTTATCCAGATATTCAAGCCACTGTGGAAAAGATTTTGCAAGAGGTCCAAGTGTATGGCGATGAGGCATTATGGCGTTTAGAAGAGGAACTCGACCATGTCGATCTCCACTCCTGTGGTCTTAAAGTCACCGAAGCTGAATTCGTCGCCGCAGAACAGCACTTACCAGATCATCTCAAAGCCGCGATAGATCGCAGTGTTGCCAACATCAAACACTTTCATCTCAAGCAGCTTCCCCAACAGGCATGGTCAACCGAGATTCTTCCTGGAGTTCACGTGGGCGAAATCACCCGCCCCATTGCCTCCGTTGGACTATATGTTCCGCGCGGGAAAGGCTCTTTCCCCTCAGTCATGGCGATGCTCGGCGTGCCCGCGGTCATTGCCGGAGTTCCCCAAATTATTGTGGCCTCCCCACCTGATTCCCAAGGAACCATTGATCCCGCTGTACTCTATGTGGCCAAGCAACTGGGCATTTCCCATGTCTTTCGTTTAGGCGGAGCGCAGGCCATCGCGGCGCTGGCCTTCGGGACAGCGTCTGTCCCCAAGGTTGCCAAAGTTTTAGGTCCTGGCAGTGCCTATGTTGCTGTAGCCAAACAACAATTAGCGGGCGTTATTGATATCGGATTGCAGTCAGGCCCCAGCGAAGCGCTCATCATTGCCGATAACCGGGCCGATCCCAAATGGGTCGCCCTCGACTGGATGAATGAAGCAGAACATGGACCCGACTCTACCGTTTTTCTCCTCACCCCCTCTGTGACCTTAGCCGAGCAGGTAGCCGGTTTCGTTGGGGAATATTGTAAACAATTGCCCAAACCCCGCCGTCAATTTGTTGAACAGGTGGCAGAACGAGCAGGCATTCTCATCACTCCAGATCTCTTTACAGCACTTGACTTTGCCAATGATTTCGCCACCGAACACCTCGTACTCCATGTTGCCGATCCGGATACCGTCCTCCCCCACATTCGTCATGCTGGCGAAATTCTTATTGGCCCTTTTACACCCATTGCAGCGGGCAATTTTATGGTCGGACCTAATGCGGTCTTGCCCACAGCGGGATTTGCCCGTAGTATGTCAGCACTTAGTGTTCGCGATTTCTTACATGTCACATCTGTACTCAAGCTTTCAAAAAGTGCTCTAAGTGAACTGGCTCCCGATATTGTCACGTTAGCGGAATATGAGGGTTTTCCCGCTCACGCCCTCTCGGTTACTGGCCGTGATTTGACCTTGTCTGGGGTCGAGCCAACAACCAATTCGGAACAAGAACTCGGTATATTCTGGCGAGAAAGTGCCAAAGACCGGGTCCGTGTCACAAGGCAAACACGGGAATCGGTCATTGACCTGCAACTATCCCGCGGTCCTCGAGATGAGGCGTTAAAGGAGCATCTGCAAACGGGGATCCAATTTCTGAATCACATGCTTGAAACGATTGCCTGGCGCGGGCAATTTAATCTGGCGGTTACGTATCATGCGTATGGCAATGGTTATCACTTAATGCATGTCATTGCTGAAGATGTTGGCCTGACTTTAGGCCTGGCCTTTCAGCGTATGGCCCAAGAACATTTGGTCTCGGGTATTGAAGGATCAGGGTTTGCCGTGGGGATTATCGATGAAGCCGAGTCCTTTGTGGCGCTTAGTCTCGAAGGGCGCCCCTTTTTGCAATGCGAATATGACCCTGCCGTACGTCAGCTCGAGCACGTTGAGGATATGCTCACCACAGACTTAGAGAATTTCTTGTCCGGTTTCGCTCAAGGTGCATTGGCTACGCTTCATGTCCTGGTCCGCCGGGGCCACGACCCCCACCACCTGTGGGAATCAGTTTTCCGGGCACTGGGAGAAGCCATGAATGCTTGCTTACGGCCTAATGCGTTCCGGCAAGGAACCACACCGGGCGTTAAAGGCATTTAA
- a CDS encoding MurR/RpiR family transcriptional regulator, translated as MKPLQSIEGFMDRIRAASSESTTHQQIGDYLALHLREASFMSSGDLAKAVGVSQASITRFCHSMGFGGFSEFVHALQEFVREEWRAPERTVYLRPSIPDDADPLLAQEVANLESLPEILDSEPMTRLVNLVATKSRVILAGARISSTLIPYAAYCLGKIRSGIEVATPGTPLWDNCAGWNPEDTVIVGWVFPRYSRALMEWLEAAHHDGLTVAAFTDRWMSPVMAFADPVLVVPVATASLFDSYVAPMFVMNYLVRQVAQELPGVRLRLEQLEERDQRLQVYWSRTNTKSKE; from the coding sequence ATGAAACCCTTACAGAGTATCGAAGGATTTATGGACCGAATTCGGGCGGCGTCGAGTGAATCGACGACGCATCAGCAAATTGGCGATTACTTGGCCCTCCATTTACGCGAAGCGTCCTTTATGAGTTCAGGAGACCTCGCCAAGGCCGTCGGCGTGAGCCAAGCCTCTATTACTCGGTTTTGCCACAGTATGGGCTTTGGGGGCTTCAGCGAGTTCGTGCATGCGCTGCAAGAGTTTGTGCGCGAAGAATGGCGTGCCCCCGAACGGACCGTTTACTTACGACCCAGTATTCCCGACGATGCGGACCCACTCTTGGCGCAAGAAGTGGCCAATTTGGAATCGCTACCCGAAATCTTGGACAGTGAGCCGATGACCCGGCTCGTGAATTTGGTGGCGACCAAATCCCGCGTCATTTTAGCTGGGGCCCGCATTTCGAGTACGTTGATTCCCTATGCGGCCTATTGTTTGGGCAAGATTCGTAGTGGCATCGAGGTGGCCACACCGGGCACTCCCTTATGGGATAACTGTGCTGGGTGGAATCCGGAAGACACGGTGATTGTCGGTTGGGTGTTTCCCCGCTATTCCCGGGCCTTGATGGAGTGGCTCGAAGCGGCGCATCACGACGGCTTGACTGTGGCCGCGTTCACCGACCGGTGGATGTCGCCTGTGATGGCCTTTGCCGATCCCGTACTGGTGGTGCCGGTGGCCACCGCCTCGTTATTTGATTCCTATGTGGCGCCTATGTTTGTGATGAACTACCTGGTCCGCCAAGTGGCCCAAGAACTGCCCGGGGTGCGCTTACGCCTGGAACAACTGGAAGAACGGGATCAGCGTTTGCAGGTCTATTGGTCGCGGACGAACACAAAAAGTAAGGAGTGA